One part of the Capsicum annuum cultivar UCD-10X-F1 unplaced genomic scaffold, UCD10Xv1.1 ctg1183, whole genome shotgun sequence genome encodes these proteins:
- the LOC124890087 gene encoding uncharacterized protein LOC124890087, translating into MARKKQVDSFDEHTQTRTPTPRAAKADGMKTPVFKLIPTRQASFSKTKKGKQTTRIIFPQVHSKPDIHVEEVAVLKPESHVEKEAFISKKDFDAFHDEEQVVDIKADKPNVDEGGLEQSGQYFSPDVVQSSDNISDGTKQQHTDKDPDLQNMDYVGTERSPQRLNSEVDKKFEANFLGKTTIDEKIDETILSDSQFTIPDEMLPSLNAYQIQSIIIHPSANRQEESHHEILDAKTSETVIEDHDQMNRGITDSEVELATEEQKDEQLWPDSENTIPDEFLPSLNVYNQKSITIHPSANREVKTPKPKLRIRRPSKFKESPYTEKFGSAVGKEKWIITKGENQKFQRCILVLKTKTGSIRWNLWTDSHIDVCLYYLRKKSKYGPHSSYKNETNKSYKYSTVDCNFMNVIRSLNNVYSMDHQNLKDGVQEHHLIEYINGFRMHAAVPWHTVEDIFIPVNIKDKHHWVLAVLSFLERCIFLYDSYESNGHYAAVLAEIEKIAKIIPLDCGVFIVMYAECLSYGHKVIATEFDPNALRTRYVALLWDYGIQK; encoded by the exons ATGGCAAG GAAAAAGCAAGTAGATAGTTTTGACGAGCATACCCAAACGAGGACACCAACTCCTCGTGCTGCAAAGGCTGATGGAATGAAGACACCAGTTTTCAAGCTAATTCCAACACGACAGGCATCTTTTTCGAAAACAAAGAAAGGAAAGCAAACAACTCGGATTATTTTTCCTCAGGTACACTCAAAGCCAGATATTCATGTAGAGGAAGTAGCCGTGTTAAAGCCTGAGAGTCATGTTGAGAAAGAagcctttatttctaagaaagattTTGATGCATTTCACgatgag GAGCAGGTTGTAGATATAAAAGCTGATAAACCAAATGTTGATGAGGGAGGGTTAGAGCAATCTGGACAATATTTCAGTCCTGATGTTGTTCAATCTTCGGATAACATTTCTGACGGTACAAAG caACAACATACAGATAAAGATCCTGACCTCCAGAATATGGATTATGTTGGTACCGAAAGATCACCACAACGATTAAATTCGGAGGTTGATAAGAAATTTGAGGCAAATTTTCTTGGTAAAACG aCCATCgatgagaaaattgatgaaacaatTTTGTCTGATTCGCAATTCACAATCCCTGATGAGATGTTACCTAGCCTAAATGCGTATCAAATACAGAGCATCATCATACATCCATCGGCAAACCGTCAAGAAGAATCTCATCATGAAATTTTGGATGCAAAAACTTCTGAGACTGTTATTGAAGATCATGATCAA ATGAATAGAGGAATCACTGATTCAGAGGTAGAACTTGCTACCGAGGAGCAG AAGGATGAACAATTGTGGCCTGATTCAGAAAACACAATCCCGGATGagtttctacctagcttgaatgtCTACAATCAAAAAAGCATCACCATTCATCCATCCGCTAATCGTGAAGTAAAAACTCCCAAaccaaagttaaggattaggcgaCCATCAAAATTCAAGGAATCGCCATACACCGAAAAATTTGGTTCAGCTGTTG GAAAGGAAAAGTGGATCATTACAAAAGGGGAAAATCAGAAATTTCAAAGATGCATTTTGGTGTTGAAGACAAAAACTGGTTCTATACGATGGAATTTGTGGACAGATtcg CATATTGATGTCTGCTtatactacttgaggaagaagtcgaaGTATGGGCCGCACAGTTCGTACAAAAATGAGACAAACAAATCATACAAATACAGTACAGTTGACTGCAACTTTATGAACGTAATTAGATCTTTGAATAATGTATATTCTATGGATCATCAAAATCTTAAAGATGGAGTACAGGAGCACCATCTTATTGAGTACATCAATGGGTTCCGTATGCATGCTGCAGTGCCATGGCATACAGTGGAAGACATTTTTATTCCTGTCAATATAAAGGACAAACATCACTGGGTTCTCGCggttttatcatttttagagaGGTGTATAttcttatatgattcatatgaatccaaTGGTCATTATGCGGCTGTTCTTGCTGAGATCGAGAAAATAGCAAAGATTATTCCATT GGATTGTGGTGTCTTTATCGTTATGTATGCAGAGTGcctttcttatggtcacaaagttATTGCGACTGAGTTCGACCCCAATGCACTCCGTACAAGATATGTTGCACTTTTGTGGGATTATGGGATTCAAAAATAA